The Triticum urartu cultivar G1812 chromosome 6, Tu2.1, whole genome shotgun sequence genome includes the window TTTGACTTACAAGGGTTTTAAATCCTCCTCAAAACCCCTTCAATCCCCACGGATCCACACTCAACCGAACAAGGCCTGATGAAGAGCCACACATTACTGGGTGGAACGGCTGGCTTTCTATGGTGTACAAAAATGTCAGATGTCATTGTACATAGTGAATGTCGTCAGGTACGTGGGACTGTGTACATTTTTTTGAGGTATACGTGGGACTATATACATGTGCTCCATCCACGCACAAACACGTACTATGACTAATGGGAGGTATATCGATATATCTTTTTCAGCAATTTACCTATAATGGTATAACTATCTATCTCAAATACAATTCACGCTTTTCAAAGTAGTAAATGCCACAATTCTACCAAAGGCTACACTGAATTTCTCTGCAGATTCATTCACATCCTCTCCTGTGGGAAACCAGGAGCGGACAGGTGACAATTCTTCTGCAGGTGCAGTAGCACATCCTTGGCTTCCACAACCGATGATTTCCTGTGCTTTGCAAGCCTGCACGCAAAATCAGCCGCTGTGTTAATGAAGTCGTCGGCAATCTCCAGGATCAAATCTTCCACCTCTGGATCAACCTCGCAGAGTGGATCCACCTGCGCCACCAAATCATGTATCTTTCTCTTCCCAAGAAGTTGGCTGCAATTTCCCCCTCCTTGATGCGGCGCATTTGCACCCGCCGCGGTTCCGCCTGAGGAAGGTGTAGCCGGCTGCGATCCTGCCATGTTTGCGGGCTTCCCTGCGGATGATGCTGGCATCCTTGGAGATGCTTGCTGTTGTTGCCGTCGCTGCTGGTTCAGATGTTGGGCATTAAGATGGGGAAGTCGCTGTAGCGCCTGCGCAATCTGCTGGCGATTCAATCCTCTCTGCTGAAGTTGTTGTATCAGTTGCATCATTTGTTCTTGCTGGCGTTGATGTGGAGAAACAGGCGAGGCCATTGCCGATTGCATCTGATGCGTTGGTAACATCTGCACCACAGGACCATTTTGTGATGATCCAGGTTGCTGCTGTGGCCTCATTTGTGCATGATAGGCAGAACGTTGCTGAGTTTGAGCACCATATGGGGTAGTAATTCCATTAGGCCTCATCTGGTTCATCAGGGAAGCACCCATGGACTGCGCTTGTGCAGTGGGAGTGTTGAATTGCACGCCTTGTACCACGCCCCTCTGCCCTGGCTGCGCCATCATCGTTGGCTGGAACTGGAGCCCGTACTGCGCCGCGGAGGCTGCGTTGCCCTGCCCTTGAAGCATCCTCGGCTGCCCCTGCCCAAACATGGCCGCGCGCAGCCCCGGCTGCTGGCGCAACTGCCCCCCGCCGCCCGGGAAGGTCATCTGCGTGGCATATGTCGTGCCGGCTGTCGCGTACCGTGGAGGCTGGCCGACGGCGGGGGCGAGgggggcctggcccgagcggtgGATCGCACCGAATCCTCCGGCGCCTTCAGCCGCCTGCGCGCGAGAAGGCGCCTGCAGCTGCGGCGGGAGGTCCGTGGATCTGCCTCCCGTAACAGCCGACGCCGGGTTGACCTGCACGGAGGAAACGATGGGGGGCAGGGGGATTTGGGGGTTGGAGTTCGGCGGGATGGAATCAGAGGCGGCGAGCTGGTCGGGCTGCTGCGATGCGGGGGAGGCTAGGGATGGCGGATCAGCCATGGCGGGGCCGGTTGTAGGGTTCCGGCGGCGGCGATCGGAGACGACGCGGGGTGGACGGTCTGCGTGATTGCGATGGGTCGTGTTGATGTGTTCCTTTTGACCATCACGCAGAGACCGGTAGTCTCATAACCGCGAAACTTATTACCATGTTAAAAAAAACCGCTAAACATGAATCCTGACTGGCACGATATTGTCTTTTCCCCCTCCTTATATATGATTTGTTTTTTGAACACATTAACTCCTTATACTAGATGATGCCCCGTGCCTGGGAATTTGTAGCGCCGTGAAGAAGAATGATTTATGGAGTGAGAAAATAATGTAACCATTAAAGGAATATAAAATATGTGTTAATTTCAATCCTTGATGGAATGGAATAATGCAAACTGTAGAAAATTAGTACATTGTAGTCGATAAAGCATTGCTAATGTGTAGACTGGTAGAATGCTTATATATATTGCAAAATATCAATTTGAGATGTTTAAGTTCAGCGGGGTATCTCAAAAATACACATTTAGTTTGAGTGGTCTAAGATTTAGCCACCATATTAATTCAAGAGAGGAACAACAAATAAAAGTATTTaaaaaatgagagagagagagagagagagaacttCTATAATGTTGGTATTAACCTTGGTGTGTAGCCCATGAGTCCTCATTCTCCAATTTCtttgtgctactgtttgcctTAAAAATGCTGGCATTACCCTTGGTGTGTTGCCCATGAGTCCTCATTGTCCAATTTCTTGGTGCTACTGTTTGCCTTAAACGGTCATGGCGAAGCGGCCACAACACTTTGCTCCCGTTGCTTCTACAACAAATATAATCTAAGTTTTttgggaaaactttgtttttgccactctagctttTGCCAATTTTTtacttatgccactctagaatttgacttCCCAcgtttgccactcttagcttttgacaatatatcacttttgccattccgtggcaaaagcaaaattttcagagtggcaattgtgatacattgtcaaaagctaagagtgacAAATGTGAAATGAAAAATTATCATTTTTGCCATGGAATGGCAAAAGTGATGTATTGTCTAAAGcaaagagtggcaaaagtgagatgtcaaattctagagtggcataagcaaaatTGGCAAAAGCAAGaatggcaaaaacaaagttttcccaagttttttgGGACGCCCGAGGGGGGGGGGTACCTCAAAAATACCAGTTTAGTTTGAATGGTCTAAGATTTAGCTATCGTAATAATCCAAGAGAGAAAAGcataaaaatagaaaatgagatAGGGAGAGAGAGACCTCTTATAATGTTGGTCATTCTCCAATTTCTTCGTGCTAATGTCGGGCTACTGTGATGCTGCGGCAGCCATGACACTTTGCTTGTGTTGCTTCTACATTAAACAAATTTCTGCTTCCATCCATTGCAAATGCTAATTCCCGGGCATGCTCCTG containing:
- the LOC125517396 gene encoding transcription initiation factor TFIID subunit 12b-like is translated as MADPPSLASPASQQPDQLAASDSIPPNSNPQIPLPPIVSSVQVNPASAVTGGRSTDLPPQLQAPSRAQAAEGAGGFGAIHRSGQAPLAPAVGQPPRYATAGTTYATQMTFPGGGGQLRQQPGLRAAMFGQGQPRMLQGQGNAASAAQYGLQFQPTMMAQPGQRGVVQGVQFNTPTAQAQSMGASLMNQMRPNGITTPYGAQTQQRSAYHAQMRPQQQPGSSQNGPVVQMLPTHQMQSAMASPVSPHQRQQEQMMQLIQQLQQRGLNRQQIAQALQRLPHLNAQHLNQQRRQQQQASPRMPASSAGKPANMAGSQPATPSSGGTAAGANAPHQGGGNCSQLLGKRKIHDLVAQVDPLCEVDPEVEDLILEIADDFINTAADFACRLAKHRKSSVVEAKDVLLHLQKNCHLSAPGFPQERM